In Chelonia mydas isolate rCheMyd1 chromosome 18, rCheMyd1.pri.v2, whole genome shotgun sequence, a single genomic region encodes these proteins:
- the PRDM2 gene encoding PR domain zinc finger protein 2 isoform X8, with the protein MRESKKDYKEEDEKPSVSAVLSLEQTAVIQEMVNQDVLPKLMIPSPTSEPRTMPEDKPGAITCGSDDLEEEEDEEEEEEEEDEEEEEDEDEEEVEDANLPEESPGKEPTAVCEEKLDSMEEQNSISEESPENSPKKTPVVKIPKAKGVSNGDLQETFMFPCQHCERKFTTKQGLERHMHIHISSVNHAFKCRYCGKAFGTQINRRRHERRHEAGPKRKPFLTLTSAPQSDVADGQTFADDVLKDEVNVSNLVQNFTVLDSEKVSQEMSNSTFVEENKEPKELHPCKYCKKVFGTHTNMRRHQRRVHERHLIPKGVRRKGFILEEPQLQTEQAQPAQSVYIASTELEEDGEADDIYIMDISSNISENLNYYIDGKIQSNSSTSNCDVIEMESNPADLYGINCLLSPVTVEISQNLKSTQTHMTDLPKEPSSGGSNESKKRRTASPPLLPKIKTEIDPEPITASCSLSLPLSISTAESLPFHKEKSVYLSSKLKQLLQTQDSNKITPSSATATEIPKLGPSATSSPILPSVSSRFKRRTSSPPSSPQHSPALRDFSKPGDGKTMWNDTVLGSKMPKLESHSNSPAWSLCGREERQTMSPLCFEDYKISKEWTTTPTFGSVCNQQPLDLSSGVKQRSDVKSKTQVPWESVLDLSVNKKPYSDTEVKEYKENNSVQPACSGIKKKKPTTCMLQKVLLNEYNGTDVATESTPDLTLNRSPSPCKSAVPQPETEVDRGLSAPTVESPSHCSSASPLPQTSAISSSCQLPPLLTPTNPSSPPPCPPLLTLAMPPPPLLPTIPLPLPDASASVTPSPCPSPLCNTATQSPLPILSPTVSPSPSPVPSVELFTIASPGPPNLSSSSSSSSSSSSSSSFSSSSSSSSSSSSSSSSSSSSSSSSSPSPPPLSVVSSVVSRADNLESTLPIIAFKQEEMESEHLKSRGDPETSSEADVVQETFNKSFVCNVCESPFLSIKDLTKHLSVHAEEWPFKCEFCVQLFREKTDLSEHRFLLHGVGNIFVCSVCKKEFAFLCNLQQHQRDLHPDKECTHHEFESGTLRPQNFTDPSKANVEHMQSLPEVSLEPSKEEEEEDLNDSSEELYTTIKIMASGVKSKDPDVRLGLNQHYPSFKPPPFQYHHRNPMGIGATATNFTTHNIPQTFTTAIRCTKCGKSVDNMPELHKHILACASASDKKRYTPKKNPVPLKQTVQPKNGMVIIAGTGKNTFRRMGQPKRLNFNVEISKMSSNKLKLSALKKKNQLVQKAILQKNKSAQQKADLKNSVSESDSHICPYCNREFTYIGSLNKHASYSCPKKPISPSSKKNASKKSGSFSSSASGDKGNNQRRRTADAEIKMQSMQAHLGKTRARTSGPVQIQLPTASFKSKQNVKFIPPIRSKKPSPSSVLRNSSPVRVAKMTHIEGKKTKVVAKNNSGISSKTSRKLHVRIQKNKAVLPSKSAVANKKKADRFSVKSRERVGGPITRSLQQAANADTIENKREESSTKQELKDFSYRLRTASRCPPSSSQNTSTRQCKRSNCMTAHFFKE; encoded by the exons ATGAGGGAGTCTAAAAAAG actATAAAGAGGAAGATGAAAAGCCATCTGTTTCTGCTGTGCTGTCACTGGAACAAACAGCTGTGATTCAGGAGATGGTAAATCAAGATGTTCTTCCAAAACTAATGATCCCAAGTCCTACCAGTGAGCCACGAACAATGCCTGAAGACAAACCAGGAGCAATAACTTGTGGATCAGAtgatttggaggaggaggaggatgaagaggaggaggaggaggaggaagatgaagaggaggaggaagatgaagatGAAGAGGAGGTGGAAGATGCTAATTTACCTGAAGAAAGTCCTGGAAAAGAGCCTACAGCGGTGTGTGAAGAAAAGCTAGACTCTATGGAGGAACAAAACAGCATATCGGAAGAATCTCCAGAGAACTCCCCGAAGAAAACACCTGTTGTAAAAATTCCTAAAGCAAAAGGTGTATCTAATGGTGACCTCCAGGAAACATTTATGTTTCCCTGTCAGCATTGTGAGAGGAAGTTTACAACAAAGCAAGGACTTGAACGCCACATGCATATTCATATATCTAGTGTCAATCATGCTTTCAAATGCCGATACTGTGGGAAAGCCTTTGGCACTCAAATTAACCGGCGAAGGCATGAACGGCGTCATGAAGCAGGGCCAAAAAGGAAACCATTCTTAACACTAACTTCGGCCCCGCAGTCTGATGTTGCTGATGGACAGACATTTGCAGATGATGTTCTTAAAGATGAAGTCAACGTTTCCAATCTTGTGCAAAACTTCACAGTCTTGGATTCTGAGAAGGTCTCCCAAGAAATGTCAAATTCTACCTTTGTTGAGGAGAACAAGGAACCCAAAGAATTGCATCCTTGCAAATATTGTAAAAAGGTTTTTGGAACTCATACTAACATGCGTAGGCACCAGCGTAGGGTTCATGAGCGTCATCTTATTCCCAAAGGTGTCAGGAGAAAAGGATTCATTCTTGAGGAACCACAACTTCAAACCGAGCAGGCCCAACCAGCCCAGAGCGTGTATATAGCAAGTACAGAATTAGAAGAGGATGGTGAAGCAGATGACATATATATTATGGATATTTCTAGCAATATCTCAGAAAATTTAAATTACTATATTGATGGTAAAATTCAGTCCAACAGTAGCACTAGCAATTGTGATGTGATTGAGATGGAATCCAATCCTGCAGACCTGTATGGAATAAATTGTTTACTTAGTCCAGTCACAGTGGAAATTTCTCAAAATTTAAAgtctacacaaacacacatgacTGATCTTCCTAAGGAGCCTTCTAGCGGTGGAAGCAATGAATCCAAAAAGAGGAGGACTGCCAGCCCTCCTCTTTTAcctaaaataaaaactgaaatagaTCCAGAACCTATAACTGCTTCATGTTCGTTAAGTCTTCCTCTTAGCATTTCAACAGCTGAGAGCTTACCTTTTCATAAAGAAAAAAGTGTTTATTTGTCGTCCAAGTTAAAACAACTTCTTCAGACACAAGATAGTAATAAGATAACTCCGTCATCAGCAACAGCAACTGAAATCCCTAAATTAGGTCCTTCTGCTACATCTTCACCCATTTTGCCTTCAGTGTCTAGTAGGTTTAAAAGGAGaaccagctctcctcccagctctcCACAGCACAGTCCTGCGCTTCGAGACTTCAGCAAACCCGGTGATGGAAAAACCATGTGGAATGATACAGTTCTAGGTTCAAAGATGCCAAAATTAGAAAGTCACAGCAACTCACCTGCATGGAGCTTatgtgggagggaggaaagacAGACTATGAGTCCTCTGTGCTTTGAAGACTATAAAATATCTAAGGAATGGACAACAACTCCAACTTTTGGTAGTGTGTGCAACCAGCAGCCATTGGATTTATCTAGTGGTGTAAAACAAAGGTCTGATGTCAAAAGCAAGACTCAGGTTCCTTGGGAATCAGTGTTGGATCTAAGTGTGAATAAGAAGCCATATAGTGACACTGAAGTTAAGgaatacaaagaaaataattcagTGCAGCCAGCATGTAGTGGTATTAAAAAGAAGAAACCAACCACATGCATGTTACAAAAAGTTCTGCTGAATGAATATAACGGAACGGATGTAGCTACTGAAAGCACACCAGATTTGACTTTGAATAGAAGCCCAAGTCCATGTAAATCAGCAGTACCCCAGCCAGAAACTGAAGTTGATCGTGGTCTGTCAGCACCTACTGTTGAGTCCCCTTCTCATTGTTCCTCTGCTTCCCCTTTGCCTCAAACATCTGCTATATCCTCCTCATGTCAGTTGCCCCCTCTTCTAACGCCAACaaatccttcctccccaccaccctgTCCTCCTCTGTTAACACTTGCTATGCCACCCCCTCCACTCCTTCCTACTATTCCTTTACCACTTCCAGATGCCTCTGCCAGTGTCACTCCCAGTCCGTGCCCATCACCACTCTGTAATACCGCTACACAGTCCCCACTTCCAATCCTTTCACCTACAGTATCTCCTTCTCCATCCCCTGTTCCTTCTGTTGAACTTTTTACTATTGCTTCACCTGGTCCTCCaaacctctcctcctcctcctcgtcctcatcgtcgtcctcctcttcctcttctttctcctcttcgtcgtcgtcctcctcctcttcttcctcctcttcttcctcttcctcttcctcttcctcttcctcatctccttctcctcctcctctttcagtAGTTTCTTCAGTTGTTTCCCGTGCTGATAATCTGGAAAGTACTCTCCCCATAATAGCTTTTAAACAAGAGGAAATGGAAAGTGAGCACTTGAAGTCAAGAGGCGATCCAGAGACTTCAAGTGAAGCAGATGTAGTTCAGGAAACGTTCAATAAAAGCTTTGTGTGCAATGTCTGTGAATCACCTTTTCTTTCTATTAAAGACCTAACTAAGCATTTATCTGTTCATGCTGAAGAATGGCCCTTCAAATGTGAATTCTGCGTACAGCTATTTAGAGAGAAAACTGACTTGTCAGAACATCGCTTTTTGCTTCATGGAGTAGGAAATATCTTTGTATGCTCAGTCTGTAAAAAGGAATTTGCCTTTTTGTGCAATTTGCAACAACATCAGCGAGATCTCCATCCAGACAAAGAATGCACACATCATGAGTTTGAAAGTGGGACTCTAAGACCCCAGAATTTTACAGATCCCAGTAAGGCAAATGTAGAACATATGCAAAGCCTACCAGAAGTTTCCTTAGAACCCtcaaaagaagaggaggaggaagatctaAATGACTCCTCTGAAGAGCTTTATACTACCATAAAAATAATGGCTTCTGGAGTAAAGTCAAAAGATCCAGATGTTCGTTTGGGCCTCAATCAACACTATCCGAGCTTTAAACCACCTCCATTTCAGTATCACCACCGAAATCCTATGGGTATTGGAGCCACTGCTACAAATTTCACTACCCATAATATTCCACAGACCTTTACTACTGCCATTCGTTGCACAAAATGTGGGAAAAGCGTTGATAACATGCCTGAATTACACAAACATATCTTGGCATGTGCCTCTGCCAGTGACAAAAAGAGATACACGCCCAAAAAAAATCCAGTACCACTGAAGCAGACTGTGCAGCCTAAAAATGGCATGGTCATTATAGCTGGCACTGGAAAAAATACCTTCAGACGAATGGGACAACCTAAAAGACTTAATTTCAATGTTGAGATTAGCAAAATGTCTTCTAATAAGCTAAAACTAAGTGCattgaagaagaaaaatcagcTTGTCCAGAAAGCCATcttgcaaaaaaataaatctgcacaGCAGAAGGCAGACTTGAAAAACAGTGTATCGGAGTCAGACTCTCACATCTGCCCGTACTGTAATAGAGAATTCACTTACATTGGAAGTTTGAACAAACATGCATCTTACAGCTGTCCCAAAAAACCCATCTCCCCTTCCTCTAAAAAAAATGCATCCAAAAAAAGTGGGAGCTTCTCATCATCTGCAAGTGGCGATAAAGGCAACAACCAGCGCAGACGGACGGCAGATGCGGAGATCAAAATGCAGAGTATGCAGGCTCACTTGGGCAAGACGAGAGCACGAACCTCAGGACCTGTGCAGATTCAGCTGCCTACTGCATCCTtcaaatcaaagcaaaatgtaaaatttataCCTCCAATTAGATCCAAAAAGCCAAGTCCCTCTTCAGTGTTAAGGAACTCCAGCCCTGTAAGAGTGGCCAAAATGACTCACattgagggaaaaaaaactaaaGTGGTGGCCAAGAATAATTCTGGAATCTCAAGCAAAACATCCCGGAAACTGCATGTCAGAATACAAAAGAATAAAGCTGTTTTGCCAAGTAAGTCTGCCGTGGCAAACAAGAAAAAGGCAGATAGGTTCAGTGTAAAATCTAGAGAGAGGGTTGGAGGACCTATCACTCGGAGCTTACAGCAGGCAGCTAATGCAGACACAATAGAAAACAAGAGAGAAGAGAGCAGTACAAAACAAGAACTAAAAGACTTCAG TTACAGACTCCGCACGGCCTCTAGATGTCCCCCCTCCTCTTCTCAGAACACCAGCACCAGGCAATGCAAGAGATCCAACTGCATGACGGCCCACTTCTTCAAGGAATAG
- the PRDM2 gene encoding PR domain zinc finger protein 2 isoform X5 — protein MNQNTTESAGAAETLADVPEHVLKGLPEEVRLFPSAVDKTRLGVWATKSILKGKKFGPFVGDKKKRSQVKSNVYMWEVYYPNLGWMCVDATDPRKGNWLRYVNWALSGKEQNLFPLEINRTIYYKTLKPIEPGDELLVWYNGEDNPEIAAAIEEERATHRSKKNSPKAKKGKKKECKNKGRKAIDTKQRKTDLDFTSTDMRESKKDYKEEDEKPSVSAVLSLEQTAVIQEMVNQDVLPKLMIPSPTSEPRTMPEDKPGAITCGSDDLEEEEDEEEEEEEEDEEEEEDEDEEEVEDANLPEESPGKEPTAVCEEKLDSMEEQNSISEESPENSPKKTPVVKIPKAKGVSNGDLQETFMFPCQHCERKFTTKQGLERHMHIHISSVNHAFKCRYCGKAFGTQINRRRHERRHEAGPKRKPFLTLTSAPQSDVADGQTFADDVLKDEVNVSNLVQNFTVLDSEKVSQEMSNSTFVEENKEPKELHPCKYCKKVFGTHTNMRRHQRRVHERHLIPKGVRRKGFILEEPQLQTEQAQPAQSVYIASTELEEDGEADDIYIMDISSNISENLNYYIDGKIQSNSSTSNCDVIEMESNPADLYGINCLLSPVTVEISQNLKSTQTHMTDLPKEPSSGGSNESKKRRTASPPLLPKIKTEIDPEPITASCSLSLPLSISTAESLPFHKEKSVYLSSKLKQLLQTQDSNKITPSSATATEIPKLGPSATSSPILPSVSSRFKRRTSSPPSSPQHSPALRDFSKPGDGKTMWNDTVLGSKMPKLESHSNSPAWSLCGREERQTMSPLCFEDYKISKEWTTTPTFGSVCNQQPLDLSSGVKQRSDVKSKTQVPWESVLDLSVNKKPYSDTEVKEYKENNSVQPACSGIKKKKPTTCMLQKVLLNEYNGTDVATESTPDLTLNRSPSPCKSAVPQPETEVDRGLSAPTVESPSHCSSASPLPQTSAISSSCQLPPLLTPTNPSSPPPCPPLLTLAMPPPPLLPTIPLPLPDASASVTPSPCPSPLCNTATQSPLPILSPTVSPSPSPVPSVELFTIASPGPPNLSSSSSSSSSSSSSSSFSSSSSSSSSSSSSSSSSSSSSSSSSPSPPPLSVVSSVVSRADNLESTLPIIAFKQEEMESEHLKSRGDPETSSEADVVQETFNKSFVCNVCESPFLSIKDLTKHLSVHAEEWPFKCEFCVQLFREKTDLSEHRFLLHGVGNIFVCSVCKKEFAFLCNLQQHQRDLHPDKECTHHEFESGTLRPQNFTDPSKANVEHMQSLPEVSLEPSKEEEEEDLNDSSEELYTTIKIMASGVKSKDPDVRLGLNQHYPSFKPPPFQYHHRNPMGIGATATNFTTHNIPQTFTTAIRCTKCGKSVDNMPELHKHILACASASDKKRYTPKKNPVPLKQTVQPKNGMVIIAGTGKNTFRRMGQPKRLNFNVEISKMSSNKLKLSALKKKNQLVQKAILQKNKSAQQKADLKNSVSESDSHICPYCNREFTYIGSLNKHASYSCPKKPISPSSKKNASKKSGSFSSSASGDKGNNQRRRTADAEIKMQSMQAHLGKTRARTSGPVQIQLPTASFKSKQNVKFIPPIRSKKPSPSSVLRNSSPVRVAKMTHIEGKKTKVVAKNNSGISSKTSRKLHVRIQKNKAVLPSKSAVANKKKADRFSVKSRERVGGPITRSLQQAANADTIENKREESSTKQELKDFSYRLRTASRCPPSSSQNTSTRQCKRSNCMTAHFFKE, from the exons GGAAGAAAAAGGAGTGTAAAAACAAGGGAAGGAAGGCAATAGATACAAAGCAGAGAAAGACTGATTTGGATTTTACTTCCACAGATATGAGGGAGTCTAAAAAAG actATAAAGAGGAAGATGAAAAGCCATCTGTTTCTGCTGTGCTGTCACTGGAACAAACAGCTGTGATTCAGGAGATGGTAAATCAAGATGTTCTTCCAAAACTAATGATCCCAAGTCCTACCAGTGAGCCACGAACAATGCCTGAAGACAAACCAGGAGCAATAACTTGTGGATCAGAtgatttggaggaggaggaggatgaagaggaggaggaggaggaggaagatgaagaggaggaggaagatgaagatGAAGAGGAGGTGGAAGATGCTAATTTACCTGAAGAAAGTCCTGGAAAAGAGCCTACAGCGGTGTGTGAAGAAAAGCTAGACTCTATGGAGGAACAAAACAGCATATCGGAAGAATCTCCAGAGAACTCCCCGAAGAAAACACCTGTTGTAAAAATTCCTAAAGCAAAAGGTGTATCTAATGGTGACCTCCAGGAAACATTTATGTTTCCCTGTCAGCATTGTGAGAGGAAGTTTACAACAAAGCAAGGACTTGAACGCCACATGCATATTCATATATCTAGTGTCAATCATGCTTTCAAATGCCGATACTGTGGGAAAGCCTTTGGCACTCAAATTAACCGGCGAAGGCATGAACGGCGTCATGAAGCAGGGCCAAAAAGGAAACCATTCTTAACACTAACTTCGGCCCCGCAGTCTGATGTTGCTGATGGACAGACATTTGCAGATGATGTTCTTAAAGATGAAGTCAACGTTTCCAATCTTGTGCAAAACTTCACAGTCTTGGATTCTGAGAAGGTCTCCCAAGAAATGTCAAATTCTACCTTTGTTGAGGAGAACAAGGAACCCAAAGAATTGCATCCTTGCAAATATTGTAAAAAGGTTTTTGGAACTCATACTAACATGCGTAGGCACCAGCGTAGGGTTCATGAGCGTCATCTTATTCCCAAAGGTGTCAGGAGAAAAGGATTCATTCTTGAGGAACCACAACTTCAAACCGAGCAGGCCCAACCAGCCCAGAGCGTGTATATAGCAAGTACAGAATTAGAAGAGGATGGTGAAGCAGATGACATATATATTATGGATATTTCTAGCAATATCTCAGAAAATTTAAATTACTATATTGATGGTAAAATTCAGTCCAACAGTAGCACTAGCAATTGTGATGTGATTGAGATGGAATCCAATCCTGCAGACCTGTATGGAATAAATTGTTTACTTAGTCCAGTCACAGTGGAAATTTCTCAAAATTTAAAgtctacacaaacacacatgacTGATCTTCCTAAGGAGCCTTCTAGCGGTGGAAGCAATGAATCCAAAAAGAGGAGGACTGCCAGCCCTCCTCTTTTAcctaaaataaaaactgaaatagaTCCAGAACCTATAACTGCTTCATGTTCGTTAAGTCTTCCTCTTAGCATTTCAACAGCTGAGAGCTTACCTTTTCATAAAGAAAAAAGTGTTTATTTGTCGTCCAAGTTAAAACAACTTCTTCAGACACAAGATAGTAATAAGATAACTCCGTCATCAGCAACAGCAACTGAAATCCCTAAATTAGGTCCTTCTGCTACATCTTCACCCATTTTGCCTTCAGTGTCTAGTAGGTTTAAAAGGAGaaccagctctcctcccagctctcCACAGCACAGTCCTGCGCTTCGAGACTTCAGCAAACCCGGTGATGGAAAAACCATGTGGAATGATACAGTTCTAGGTTCAAAGATGCCAAAATTAGAAAGTCACAGCAACTCACCTGCATGGAGCTTatgtgggagggaggaaagacAGACTATGAGTCCTCTGTGCTTTGAAGACTATAAAATATCTAAGGAATGGACAACAACTCCAACTTTTGGTAGTGTGTGCAACCAGCAGCCATTGGATTTATCTAGTGGTGTAAAACAAAGGTCTGATGTCAAAAGCAAGACTCAGGTTCCTTGGGAATCAGTGTTGGATCTAAGTGTGAATAAGAAGCCATATAGTGACACTGAAGTTAAGgaatacaaagaaaataattcagTGCAGCCAGCATGTAGTGGTATTAAAAAGAAGAAACCAACCACATGCATGTTACAAAAAGTTCTGCTGAATGAATATAACGGAACGGATGTAGCTACTGAAAGCACACCAGATTTGACTTTGAATAGAAGCCCAAGTCCATGTAAATCAGCAGTACCCCAGCCAGAAACTGAAGTTGATCGTGGTCTGTCAGCACCTACTGTTGAGTCCCCTTCTCATTGTTCCTCTGCTTCCCCTTTGCCTCAAACATCTGCTATATCCTCCTCATGTCAGTTGCCCCCTCTTCTAACGCCAACaaatccttcctccccaccaccctgTCCTCCTCTGTTAACACTTGCTATGCCACCCCCTCCACTCCTTCCTACTATTCCTTTACCACTTCCAGATGCCTCTGCCAGTGTCACTCCCAGTCCGTGCCCATCACCACTCTGTAATACCGCTACACAGTCCCCACTTCCAATCCTTTCACCTACAGTATCTCCTTCTCCATCCCCTGTTCCTTCTGTTGAACTTTTTACTATTGCTTCACCTGGTCCTCCaaacctctcctcctcctcctcgtcctcatcgtcgtcctcctcttcctcttctttctcctcttcgtcgtcgtcctcctcctcttcttcctcctcttcttcctcttcctcttcctcttcctcttcctcatctccttctcctcctcctctttcagtAGTTTCTTCAGTTGTTTCCCGTGCTGATAATCTGGAAAGTACTCTCCCCATAATAGCTTTTAAACAAGAGGAAATGGAAAGTGAGCACTTGAAGTCAAGAGGCGATCCAGAGACTTCAAGTGAAGCAGATGTAGTTCAGGAAACGTTCAATAAAAGCTTTGTGTGCAATGTCTGTGAATCACCTTTTCTTTCTATTAAAGACCTAACTAAGCATTTATCTGTTCATGCTGAAGAATGGCCCTTCAAATGTGAATTCTGCGTACAGCTATTTAGAGAGAAAACTGACTTGTCAGAACATCGCTTTTTGCTTCATGGAGTAGGAAATATCTTTGTATGCTCAGTCTGTAAAAAGGAATTTGCCTTTTTGTGCAATTTGCAACAACATCAGCGAGATCTCCATCCAGACAAAGAATGCACACATCATGAGTTTGAAAGTGGGACTCTAAGACCCCAGAATTTTACAGATCCCAGTAAGGCAAATGTAGAACATATGCAAAGCCTACCAGAAGTTTCCTTAGAACCCtcaaaagaagaggaggaggaagatctaAATGACTCCTCTGAAGAGCTTTATACTACCATAAAAATAATGGCTTCTGGAGTAAAGTCAAAAGATCCAGATGTTCGTTTGGGCCTCAATCAACACTATCCGAGCTTTAAACCACCTCCATTTCAGTATCACCACCGAAATCCTATGGGTATTGGAGCCACTGCTACAAATTTCACTACCCATAATATTCCACAGACCTTTACTACTGCCATTCGTTGCACAAAATGTGGGAAAAGCGTTGATAACATGCCTGAATTACACAAACATATCTTGGCATGTGCCTCTGCCAGTGACAAAAAGAGATACACGCCCAAAAAAAATCCAGTACCACTGAAGCAGACTGTGCAGCCTAAAAATGGCATGGTCATTATAGCTGGCACTGGAAAAAATACCTTCAGACGAATGGGACAACCTAAAAGACTTAATTTCAATGTTGAGATTAGCAAAATGTCTTCTAATAAGCTAAAACTAAGTGCattgaagaagaaaaatcagcTTGTCCAGAAAGCCATcttgcaaaaaaataaatctgcacaGCAGAAGGCAGACTTGAAAAACAGTGTATCGGAGTCAGACTCTCACATCTGCCCGTACTGTAATAGAGAATTCACTTACATTGGAAGTTTGAACAAACATGCATCTTACAGCTGTCCCAAAAAACCCATCTCCCCTTCCTCTAAAAAAAATGCATCCAAAAAAAGTGGGAGCTTCTCATCATCTGCAAGTGGCGATAAAGGCAACAACCAGCGCAGACGGACGGCAGATGCGGAGATCAAAATGCAGAGTATGCAGGCTCACTTGGGCAAGACGAGAGCACGAACCTCAGGACCTGTGCAGATTCAGCTGCCTACTGCATCCTtcaaatcaaagcaaaatgtaaaatttataCCTCCAATTAGATCCAAAAAGCCAAGTCCCTCTTCAGTGTTAAGGAACTCCAGCCCTGTAAGAGTGGCCAAAATGACTCACattgagggaaaaaaaactaaaGTGGTGGCCAAGAATAATTCTGGAATCTCAAGCAAAACATCCCGGAAACTGCATGTCAGAATACAAAAGAATAAAGCTGTTTTGCCAAGTAAGTCTGCCGTGGCAAACAAGAAAAAGGCAGATAGGTTCAGTGTAAAATCTAGAGAGAGGGTTGGAGGACCTATCACTCGGAGCTTACAGCAGGCAGCTAATGCAGACACAATAGAAAACAAGAGAGAAGAGAGCAGTACAAAACAAGAACTAAAAGACTTCAG TTACAGACTCCGCACGGCCTCTAGATGTCCCCCCTCCTCTTCTCAGAACACCAGCACCAGGCAATGCAAGAGATCCAACTGCATGACGGCCCACTTCTTCAAGGAATAG